The Columba livia isolate bColLiv1 breed racing homer chromosome 2, bColLiv1.pat.W.v2, whole genome shotgun sequence genome includes the window ACAAAAAAGCCCCATCgaaatgtgaaaataatgaACATTTGATGTCTTCTATGTACACTCCCTGTAATTTGCTTGGACTTCTATGTGCTTCTTTCTCAGCTAAATGACATTTGACAGTGTTAAGTTTTATAGCAGAGGATAGGATTGGACCCACCATGCTAGCTGCATATATCAGATCTGGTCTTGTGTGTCATATTATTTCCCCCTCAACTTCTCTCTTTACAGCACAACATTTAGTTTGTGGCATATCTGGGTTTATTCAAAACACCCGGTAGGAACTGACCGTGCTTACAAGTTCACTCATCATCTTGATTTCTCACCTTTTTCAGCTTCGAGGTGCCACTGTGGCCTCTAATTGCTGCTAGTAGAGCTGAGCGCTCATTCTCTGGCTCAGTATATGAGGGTTTCCTGTGATTGCCGTTCAGTGCACTGTCTGACACCTAGAATATGAAAAGAATAAACCTCACattgttattaaatatttacttagAGACAGTTTGGAAAcactattaaaaatacttttggcACTTCTACCACAATGCAACTTATGGACACTAATGagtctgtcttctttcaggCCTGCTTTTACAGCCCTTACACTGAAGAGGAGACTACGTGTACACAGTAATGCTGTACTTACAGATGCAGTCCCATATCCCCTGAGCATGAGGTCAGTGGCAAACTAGTATCACCCACTAACACAAAATGCGGTTTTCTTTCAGTGTAGGTATTTACAAGTTTTCTCCATGCTGTGTGTTCCTGCTCTTACATAACACACAAAAATGCTCTTAGGCTACCCTAAATTGCCTctcctttttgctgtttctctgcacCCTCTGCCTCTTTTAGGTAGCGCAGCAGCAATGGTGTTGCATAACATACAGGATGTGCAGAATAAGCAGTGGCTTGGTCTGTATTTTGCCATTATAAATTTTTCAAATGCCTTGTGTACTCCAGCTCACCAGCAACTGTACCTGTTATAAAAGCTCTGGTGTCTGACAGGGTGAATACAGGCTGAAAAAGAGGCTCCACTTTACCTTTCTGAGTTTCTCCTTTCCCCCTGCTGTTTGAATGGCTTCCATCAGGGCACTGTGCAGTGATGTGTCTTTTGGAATTGGTTTTTGGACAATGGGTTTGAATTTCTTCTTTGGTCCAAAGATATTGGTCTGCACATTAACATCCAGTTCAGTGACAGCATTAGTATCCAAATCATCaggtttctcttcctgttcTGACTCTGCATTTAGTTCAGGTGAAGCTTTAAGGGAACCAACTTGTACATTGTTAGTGGGAGGCCACTTAGTGGCTCGCAAAGATGAGCTGAACGAGGGTGGGACTCCTTGGAGATCAGGAGACTTGAGAGGCGAGGTTGCGTTACTATGGATCAAAGTCTCACATTTCTGGTCCAACAAAAGATGCATCTTTTTCTCTGCTACACTTTGTTTGCTGTTTAAACCATGATCTTCCAGGCTGTTATCCTTTGAAGAGGATTTGGTAAGTGGGACACTAGCATTCTTTTTATAGACACTCACAGGAGTTGCTTGATTTGGCGCCCTGATGTTAACTACTTTGTTTTCCATGCCAGAATTATCACCAGGTATAAACCTATGGGACACATTTTGACTACAAGTAAAAATCCTTGAAAGTGTTTCTCTTGTTTCTGCTGATTCTGTTTCCACAGGGCTATATTTGGCCACAATAATACATCTTTTTGGTGAAACTTCTGCTTCAGTTTTAACCCCTCCGGTCTCTTGcttattttcatctttctcaTGATATTCCATAGCGTCAGACTTAAAGTTACTCATGTTGATGTGTCTTGCAATGGCAGAGGCAACATACTGACTTGAAGTTCTCCTGTGTGGCTTTAGAAATGGAAGCTCCGGTTTGTCCTTATTAATGGTGGGGGCCACTGAGACTGTTACCTGAGACTGTGTAACTGGAAGAGGTGGTTTGGTCCTTTCATTCTCAGACTGTCTTTCGGCTACCTGGGTAGTAACAGTTTGTGGTGCTGCAGGTTTTGGAGCAGCAAGACAGACAGGTCTGTGTTCCTGTTTTATAGCAAAGGGCTTTGAGTTTGTGGTGACTGCTGGCTTCTTAGGAAGATGCTCAGCAGAGTCATCGCTTTGCTTTTCCATAGAACTTGACCTCCAGAATGCCTTTACTTTCCCAAGATGAATTTCCTCATTTTCATCAAAAGAGGTACCCGGTATGTGCTTACTGACACATGTGTTTGGGCCTATGAGGTTGCCTAGTTCATCTATCTTAATGGCACCAGTGGAGAGGGAAACTCCTCTGTCAAAATGTTTTAGTTCAGGTTTGGGAGGAACAACTTTAAAGGTTGTCAAACCCATTTTAGGTTCATAGTTTGTTCCCAAATTCTGGGCACGATGACACCATGTGGGTGTTGATGGGACTTCTTctacttcaattttttttgaTGGTGGCCATTTGATTTCTAATtctgatttactttttttcagagatCTTTCCCTGTTATTACATTCATTAAATGGATTTATCTTCTCTTTTGCTGTACTGATTTCAGCTGTGGTCTTGGAGTGAGGTGGAATCAGCTTAGATTTACATTCCTCAGACTTTACACCATGTTTGGGGGGAGGTTCCAGTCGTAAgttcttctcacttcttttttcaaAGGAGCATGTGAGAGATTCAAACATATCTCTCCTCTGTTCCACAGGCAAgtgactgaattcattttcagatggTTGCTGATGAACGGGGTCCTTGGATATGCATACAGCCCCACCATCTGTATGTCCCTTATCGAAGGAACCTgcattgttgtttttatttgtaaagtTTCCTATATTAACAGAGTCAGCTGAGATATTCTGTGAAACCCTTGTCTCTGTCTCATGATTTCCATCTGAGACTGAGGTGCCAACTTCTGGAGCATCGTCTATGACTGTTACTGGAACAGAAACGGTAACATCTTGGGCAGCCTCAACTTTTCTTATGTGTGGGCTCAACACTTCATTGATGTACCCGGAGTCGGAGTTACTTATACTATCCACTGCTGCAAAATACACATACAACGTTACATATAGGCAGTATTTAGACAACATGACTTCAAATTACACAAACAGGCAGGACAAGCTTAAGCAGATCAGATATTTCAGTTAAACTAAAACTAACAGGAATATATTTATGCCTGTATTACAAAAAAGGAGAGATCTGGGGCCTTTTTATTGTCTGGTTGCTGATTAGGACCAGCCAAATATTCCTGCAGTCCTCATGCTTCAGCCAGTGGGAAACATACAAATGcagctgaaagcagaatt containing:
- the COBL gene encoding protein cordon-bleu isoform X2, translated to METLVRPGASKPPSGRRMKARAPPPPNQPSAASRIHSEHKSPAETAVISDQNLVSMKENMINRSVDFTVILPSGLEQNCTVQGSKAVMDLLVDLCSQYRLNPSQHSLELKSSGTQQPLSYKPNTLIGALDVQTVLLKEKVPEEKIKRPLPRAPEKSVRLVVNYLKTQKAVVRVSPEVPLHSIIPAICEKCEVSQEHIVLLRDGITGEELELTKSLEELGIKELYAWDRKRVPPSKTQSEPSLNYREPSRKVSVSNDAIEKEKTRLLGLFKADRRSSKTEEHLMMNRDWGEEDVFSSASTSEGSLDGFSTAPNSPSVNSRSGSLGPSLSLGNISGMTANPEVKKRRAPPPPVATPALQNMETSSGQDKTAAQISQGASLNDLHKKKRRAPLPPAASAPPTPAMPNRTEEREDKRKSTMGDGRQVPQKPPRGTTRGPPQLVIPPPPPYPPPDTVDPTVCHREADVTPPTELVPKLDDVVLELSEVEETASESSCFASEDTTEDSGVVSSPSDIVSLDSQNDSVKSRDIKLVNGYTDSAEADATCGTEMCPVRNTCCHSVGSDSAPHRRDEGMASAKHEDEDIAAQLQWTLAGLDEHLEAVDSISNSDSGYINEVLSPHIRKVEAAQDVTVSVPVTVIDDAPEVGTSVSDGNHETETRVSQNISADSVNIGNFTNKNNNAGSFDKGHTDGGAVCISKDPVHQQPSENEFSHLPVEQRRDMFESLTCSFEKRSEKNLRLEPPPKHGVKSEECKSKLIPPHSKTTAEISTAKEKINPFNECNNRERSLKKSKSELEIKWPPSKKIEVEEVPSTPTWCHRAQNLGTNYEPKMGLTTFKVVPPKPELKHFDRGVSLSTGAIKIDELGNLIGPNTCVSKHIPGTSFDENEEIHLGKVKAFWRSSSMEKQSDDSAEHLPKKPAVTTNSKPFAIKQEHRPVCLAAPKPAAPQTVTTQVAERQSENERTKPPLPVTQSQVTVSVAPTINKDKPELPFLKPHRRTSSQYVASAIARHINMSNFKSDAMEYHEKDENKQETGGVKTEAEVSPKRCIIVAKYSPVETESAETRETLSRIFTCSQNVSHRFIPGDNSGMENKVVNIRAPNQATPVSVYKKNASVPLTKSSSKDNSLEDHGLNSKQSVAEKKMHLLLDQKCETLIHSNATSPLKSPDLQGVPPSFSSSLRATKWPPTNNVQVGSLKASPELNAESEQEEKPDDLDTNAVTELDVNVQTNIFGPKKKFKPIVQKPIPKDTSLHSALMEAIQTAGGKEKLRKVSDSALNGNHRKPSYTEPENERSALLAAIRGHSGTSKLKKISSLASEELQSFRNAELSMQKAKDTQEEQICIPPAPAQPPPPPPPTQMSAAAPKSSATATGNPVEARQALMEAIRSGAGAAKLKKVPLLV